In Anomalospiza imberbis isolate Cuckoo-Finch-1a 21T00152 chromosome 10, ASM3175350v1, whole genome shotgun sequence, the DNA window GTCACAGCTGCTTCAGGCAGAGAAAATGAACCAGTCCTCTCTACAGCAACCTGGTTTTGTCATTGGGCAACagcagcagccgcagcagccCGTAGGTGGGGTCGTGCCTCAGAGTACTGCTCAGCCTGTGTTTTCTGGGGCTTCGGGAGCAAGTCAGCAAATGATAGTGCCGCAGCAACCACAGCCACAGGTAAATCCACAGGGTGTTTCACAGGCTGGACCCAACGGGAAAGGCATGGCACCTCCAAATGTGACAGTAGGGCAGTCAGGCATTCCTGTGGCCCAGCAGCAGGTGCAGCAGGCAAACATACCAGTGACTCAGCCTCAACAATTTGCTTATTCTCAGTCCCAGATTCCACCAGTGCATCTACTGCCGACGCAGCCTCCTGGGCAGGCTGAATACATGCAGCACATGACAATTATGCAGTCTCAAGGAGCTATTCAGCAGGCTGCTACAAGCTCTGCTCCAAGTACTGTGGCCTCCAGCCTTCCTGTGGGGCAGGTGACGGGCCAGAACCCCTCGCCTGTGGGAGCGCCAGTGATGGGGGTGTCAGCGCAGCCCAGCGAAGCAGTCGGACAGGGATCGGGGTTGTTGCAGAGCGGCCAGGCACAAGCCAGTCAGCCTGCCCTCCCgcagccaggagctgtggtGCAGCCAGGCCTCGGACACACGGGGGTTGTGCCACAGAAATCTGTGACTCAGCATCCAATGGGGGGAAGCAGTCAAGTGTCGGGAGTGCCCGGTGCTCCCCATGTGGTCCCTGGAGTTCAGAGCGTGCCTGCGGTTGTGCCCGGTACAAGTGTGCCTAGTGCGTCCACCACTGCTTCTGCTACGATGCCAAACGTCCCTGCTACGCTGGTCCAGTCCCAGCTGACGAGCCACCCTCCTGTCAGCAGAAGCACTGGGGCGGTCCAGTCCCAGCAGGTCGGACACTCGATGATGCAAGGTGCGCCCAACGCACCCGCCAGTCTGCCTCAGGCGAGCCTCGGACAGTTTCAGACCCAGGCCCAGTCCTTAGTAAGCCAGATTGATGATACTAGAAGAAAATCGGAACCCCTACCTCAGCCACCACTTTCTCTTATAGCTGAAAATAAACCTCTTGTGAAGCCTCCCATTCCAGACACTCTAGCAAATCCTCTTCAGTTACCTGCAAGTACTCCAATGAACAGTCTTGCCAGCTCTGTTTTTGGCATATCCATTCCTGTTGATGGTGATGAAGACAGgtatgaattattttaaatgccaTAAAAAACCCAGGGTTTTTTAGGGGGGGAAAAAGTCAACTTTCAAGTTATTGctaagtggttttttttaaatttgtattttcagAACGTCATGCTGAGGTTCACCTGGACTATGTTTTTAAGAGTGCAAACCATAGCAAAGTATTTAGGCCAGTAGTGAACTGTACTTGTTTTTCGCAGGGTGTGAGTGCGATTACTTTTCTCACAAAATGGGGTACAAAGTATCCTTAAAGCTGCTTAATGCATGAATAATATTACCTCTTCAAAATCAGAAGACTGAAAGCTGTCTTTCTGTAGCCAGTGGCTCAGGATGTGAGAAGGGctgttctctctttttttctgaatgcatTATAAAGTACTTCAGTGACAGCTGGGTTAAAATGACACTGTATTGCAGTGTTAAATCTGTGTGGTGCTATCTCAGGGCTTTTaacccagattcctgatttTTACCCTGCTGTGCAGTTAACAGTTTATAGTGTCAGTTAGTAAGAAAAATACTTGCACTTGGATGTGGATTTGTGTGTAAATCCGTATgcagggaaagctctgcagagaaCGGTCCTTGTATTGAGAAAAGAGACACTACTTGGGCAAAGATGTAGACACGGTGGGCAGTACAACCTTACAGTgaggtgttttggttttttttaattggaaagtAATTTGGAACTATGACTTGTAACAGAGGGGTGTGGTGTGAGCAGactcctgacagggcctgagaGAGGGAGTGGGTGTGTGGCTGCTGTTCCCATGGATGCCTCAGACTGCTCTGAAGGCCAAACCACTTGATTGACTTCTTTGAGGGAAAGAAGAATCAAGCAGTGTTTGAGCACTGAATTTAAGTCCCAGCATTTACTGTCAGAATTGCTGCAGCTTGGAGGAAGGCAATACATATGTGttacttgtttttaaaacaggCATTAGGCCATCATGTGCAGGTCTTGTGGTGAATGTCTCTCTTAAGTCTTCCCTCACCTTGAGACAGCATCAGACATTAAGATAATATAGTCAGTGTTGCTTTGAGCATGTTTCAGTGAAGCAGCTGTGTCTGTGGAGCTGGGGTGCAGTGGATGGAGAGAGCACCTCAAAGTGGATGTTTGGAGAGTTTGGGCTGCAGGTTTAATGCAGGCCTGTGCTCACTGGAGTATTGGCTGATGCTGTGTCTGAGAAGTAACTGCTGTGCTTTTCTGCAAGGAAAAGCCATGGTTTGGAAACCTGTGCTGGTTTTGATTAAAGTGGTAAAGGACTGACTAAAAGTTTAAAATTTACTCACAGTTTGCCTACCTTAAGAGGATTGCTAATCTGGTTGACAAACTGCCTTGTGTAAATAAGGTTTGATTTCAAGCTGATGGGTACTCTTCATAGCTCAGTGGTTTTTGAGAAGATGATTTGTCTGGTGTTTAATCATTCTGTTGATTCAGGAGTCAGAAAGAAAGGAATGCATTTTTGCATTTGCTTTCCATAGCTTCTAATACTTAATATAAATTGTGGTAATGAACATTATTATCTGTGACAAGTTAATAACTTCTATGTTAAGACAGAGAAAAACTTATCCTGCTTATTCAAATTAGGGGCATCTAACTTTGTGTGGCACTCCAGTGGGTCAGTTCTTGGTGCTCTTACCAGAACACTgattttcaaatttaattttctagtTTAGTCCTTGAACTTGCCACCTTGCAGTGGTGCTTTACATGTTCATGTCTAAAGAGACTCTTTCAGACACTTTGCCATGCGAACTGTGAGTAAGAAATGGAAATGGGCTCCGAATGCAGTGTACTGTTTTTGGCAGGCCATGCTGTGGTGTTCAGTAGAGAAATGAATGTGAGGTTATCAGTGAAGGAGTGCCTATGTGTCGTTTGTCAGCTTCTGCACTGGGTGATAAAACTGTGCCGTGTGCTGGCTTGTCAGAAAGCCAGGAGCACACGTACTGTGTGAGTCTTTCCCAGCTGGGAAGGTGATTCTGGTAAGCCATGAAAGCTCACCTTAAATGGACCTAGACCTCTTATACAGGGGGAAGGACATGGGTAGATACAGTTGATCAAAGTTTATTCTTTGCTCCCCTTTAACAGTAGCCTGACTTCCACTGGCTTCAGACAGAGAAAGGTGAGAATGAAAACCTAGCAGCTTGTTAAGGCTCTTTTACCTCTTGGTTTTAATTTGCTTTACTCTCTCAGAAGGCTTTATTCTAAAACTGTCTCCTGCTTGTCTACTGTTCTATTCTTGttcctgcttttttcctctttccagcCATTTAAATTGTGCTGCCACTCCCATGGGCTTTGCCTGACTGCCTTATCTACTGGAATCGGTGGTGAAATAGTTAATGAAGACCTTCAAGTGTCATTAATAGGCTGGGGGTTGACACTGATAAAGCTATTAAAGCACAAAGGGAGCTGATACATCATGAGTCATGGTTTGTGCTGGCAGGTCCAGGAAGTTAATGCACAGCTCAGTTCAGAGAGGTTACTTGGTGGTCATAGAAGCTATAAATCCGTGGAaagcatttttctctttgtcttttgTGCTATTAATGTGTAGTATTCCCAGAAAGGGGCCTCAGTGCGGAGGCAGGTATCTACTGTTCTTCTGGCACCTTCAGTTATACTTCAATATTTGCACGTACTTGAAGCTTCACAGACTTGTGTAGATCATTCTCCTATAGTCATCTTCTAAAACACTGACTCATCAAGGAGTAGTGTATAGCTCTCAATACCCTGTGGAAAGTCACCATTCTGAATATGAAGAGGTACTGTTTTGAAGGTAAAATAGTTAATATGGAAATTCTTTGAAAGCAGCATGTCGGTAATACAGTAAACATGATGTAAAAATCTGGTCAGTTCatgtatttctgattttttttttttattactccTATCTTAGTCTACTGTTTTAAATCAAACAGCATCTAAGGTTATTAAGAGTGGAGGTGATCTACCGTGATATATAAAGAGAACTATGTTTATAGATTGGGCAATGGCttggaagaaagcaaagacttaaTTTCCTGTTCCCATAGCCCAGTACTCTGACAATAGTCTATATAAACCTGTGGTTTCTTGCATTGACCTGATGAATAGTGAAGAATCAATTAATTGGAAAATCTTGTCTGGGGGGAAGAAAGGGTAGATAGGTAGtccaaaagaatgaaaaagaaaaagcctttgGTGTGTCACACCTTCCTTGAAAAGCAAAGCCAGTATTTCAGTTGATGTGTCCAAATTGCTAAgctcttaaaaagaaaaaattgttgtCTGAAAGTTATGAAATATTTACAGCATAAcacattttcctctttaaatgtggctgcaaataaaataaactgtAGCAGTGTTAAAGGATGGAGGAAATAGTATTGAGGCAGATGTGGTTATTGCTGCCTCAAACAGGGAGCCTGAAAAATACTAATTGTGTAAAAACATCATTAGAACTAGATCTCAAAATTGCTCTGACTCTTCTTTTGTTGGACTTCAGCACTACTACTAGTTATTTTGAAGGGAGGGCAGTTAGAGCACCTGAGAAGATTTTGGTATCAGTGTGTGTCAGGTTCTTTGCTTGCCCTTATGCCCATGTATACACAAATTTGTAATTGACAAGCAGAATATTTCATCTGGCATAATAACTTTATTTTGGCTCTAGGGGGAAAAGAAATACGTGGCTCCTGTTAAAAGAATGTTACTGAGAAAGCTTGTTCAAACCTCCTACATGCTTGGCAGACTTTTGGGGCAAAATATTATGGGGCTGTTGGAAAAGGAGCAGAGTACAGATCATTTTCCAGAGATAACTGACCGGCTTGAACTGTTCCGGCTGTATTCCAGGAACACTAATGAATGGCTGCAATTGTGAGCTGTCAGCTATGGCAGCCGAGCTGTTGAGAACCCGATTGTGCCGGGCTCTCCGCAGCATGGCTGCAGGCTCAGCTAAAGCACGTATTTGTATGGAGCACTAACTGCTGGGAGGGCTGTGCTACTGAGACCTTGTTCATCATATAAGGACAAAACTGGGCATGGGATCACTTAAGTATTGCCCTAGATGCATATTTTATTGTGCTcctaaagaaaaatgtaattttcttgcAAGTACATGGTACTTGAATTGCATTAGTTCTCAGACTTATCCCTTTCTTCACCTTGCTCATAAACTTTCTAGAGGTTTGAGCTCTCCTACAGCTGTAGACTTGTTCTCAGCTTTCCTGCTGAAGGCCTGTGTTTGTGAGTGTGTGTGGAAGCAGGTGGGAATGAAGCCTGGACAGACATGCTCCAGAGCCTGGAGAGCCTTCAGTTTGATGGATAGTTTGAAAACTGAGCTGGGACTTCTGGGGTGGCCTCTGCAGCTTGCGGCAGCAAACAGTGGTTAATGCAAAGAAACTCCAGTTGGTTGTGTTCACTGCTTGCTGTGCTTTCTATAACAAAAATTAACAAAGGTAACTGCAATACTGCATGAGTTTCTGTGTGGTAGAAAGCCTATCGTGCTGTGCAGTCAGTTTTGGAGTGGTGCAAGATAGCTAAACAGAACTGGTTACTTGTTTGACAGTACTGTTTCCCAGTTTAGACATTCAAATGCCTTTGTTAAGGAGGAGTCAATATATTCTTAAAATTAATGAGGTACAAGTGTTTCAGATGAGAGAGTTATTAAAAGGAGGAAATGGGGAAAGCAGTTGAAAGAAATTCACAGTGATACTGTTCAGATTGTTTCAAAGACTGTAGTGACCAGCCCTGACAGGAGAGGTTCCCTGTACCTCCGACTCCTGAGTGTTCTGCGCAGCTGCTGGGGATTAGTTTTTGCCTCATCTCCTATATAGATGTTCCATAGCTGATTTCTGAGTGCTGTCTGTATGACAGAAATAACGGCATATGTTTTATGGAAGCTATTTTAAACTTCTTGTTAAAAGCTGAATATTGAAGtatttggatgttttgaaaaGGCAGGACTACCAAACTGCTCTCAGACACCAGAAGGGCTGAAAGTTCTCTGAGGCTGCATTTTTACAGGAGCTGCTGTTAATTTTTATGACTTCAGGTGACACTGTAGTAAAGAGGAGTTGCTCCCTCTTACTGTACTGGATATTTGAATTATCAGCCTGTTGCATGTTGAGGCTGTATATTAATTTTCCTGCTTAAAAGCTGGCAATTAGCAGTTTCTGTTGCTCAGGAGAAGTGCAAACCTTGTTTGTGCTTTACGTGTCAGCAGCGATTCCTTAAGAAACTTCTGTGAGACTCCTCCTGCTAAAGTACCTCTGGATGGTTCTGTTCTGTAAATCTAGGTTGTCAGGCACAGGTGTCTGCTTTTATTCCTATATTTGACAAAGTATAAAGATAGAAGTATTTATAGTAACTACTAAAGCCACAGCCTTCTGAGAAGATTCTCCAGACATAAGAGGTCACTTGAAGTGCAGAGTAAGGTTGTACTTTCATTCCTCTTGAAAATTATTCAGTCTTTAAACTTCACACTTCATAAATATGAATGTGTATTAAGTGCCAGGAAATCTTTGCCTTATGGGATAGTCTGTTTTCACTCAGGCAGGGCAGGTGAATTACTTGGCCACATGAAGGACAGCTATATACTtgtcttaattttctttgtcaagcaaagcaaaattagTCCAAGAGTGTGTATATCCGTTCTCCCTTTGAAGCTATGAAGGATGCATTTGGATTGTGACAGCCTGCTTGAGTGCTTTTGTCAGTGCAGAGAGAAGGTAGAAATATTAATTAGTGCCCTGGAGAGGTATCAGTCGCACTGACAGCTGCCGGGTTTGTCTGATACACACTAAGGGTTCTAAAGAGGAGTGGGGATttgagcacagccctgcaggtgtggcctcagcagtgctgaggggaggggagggatcCCCTCCCTCCAGCTGCTGGACTTTGCCCTGTGCAGCCCAGGAGAGCATTCACCCCctctgcagggagggcagagTCCTGACCCGTATGTCTGGGAGGGGATGAGTGTGCCCGG includes these proteins:
- the TSC22D2 gene encoding TSC22 domain family protein 2 isoform X1, with amino-acid sequence MSKMPAKKKSCFQITSVTTAQVASSITEDTESLDDPDESRTEDVSSEIFDVSRATDYGPEDVCERSSSEETLNNVGEAETPSSVSPNLLLDGQLAVAAAGVAAGPNAGAVPKSSAVPLPAVAPGTALGGGSSAQAALSSTGPSAPTAPGPVSQTAAAACSSRFRVIKLDHGTGEPYRRGRWTCMEYYDRDSDGGGVLGRTGDCIRHSSTFEQAAQERDSGLGATGGSVVISAVPASAHGPDSIADSSLAAVSQLLQAEKMNQSSLQQPGFVIGQQQQPQQPVGGVVPQSTAQPVFSGASGASQQMIVPQQPQPQVNPQGVSQAGPNGKGMAPPNVTVGQSGIPVAQQQVQQANIPVTQPQQFAYSQSQIPPVHLLPTQPPGQAEYMQHMTIMQSQGAIQQAATSSAPSTVASSLPVGQVTGQNPSPVGAPVMGVSAQPSEAVGQGSGLLQSGQAQASQPALPQPGAVVQPGLGHTGVVPQKSVTQHPMGGSSQVSGVPGAPHVVPGVQSVPAVVPGTSVPSASTTASATMPNVPATLVQSQLTSHPPVSRSTGAVQSQQVGHSMMQGAPNAPASLPQASLGQFQTQAQSLVSQIDDTRRKSEPLPQPPLSLIAENKPLVKPPIPDTLANPLQLPASTPMNSLASSVFGISIPVDGDEDRNPSTAFYQAFHFNKLHESKTTWDSASGASVVAIDNKIEQAMDLVKSHLMYAVREEVEVLKEQIKELVERNSLLERENALLKSLSNNDQLSQLSSQQAAPSSTPQPQPPQPNVSSA
- the TSC22D2 gene encoding TSC22 domain family protein 2 isoform X3, with the translated sequence MSKMPAKKKSCFQITSVTTAQVASSITEDTESLDDPDESRTEDVSSEIFDVSRATDYGPEDVCERSSSEETLNNVGEAETPSSVSPNLLLDGQLAVAAAGVAAGPNAGAVPKSSAVPLPAVAPGTALGGGSSAQAALSSTGPSAPTAPGPVSQTAAAACSSRFRVIKLDHGTGEPYRRGRWTCMEYYDRDSDGGGVLGRTGDCIRHSSTFEQAAQERDSGLGATGGSVVISAVPASAHGPDSIADSSLAAVSQLLQAEKMNQSSLQQPGFVIGQQQQPQQPVGGVVPQSTAQPVFSGASGASQQMIVPQQPQPQVNPQGVSQAGPNGKGMAPPNVTVGQSGIPVAQQQVQQANIPVTQPQQFAYSQSQIPPVHLLPTQPPGQAEYMQHMTIMQSQGAIQQAATSSAPSTVASSLPVGQVTGQNPSPVGAPVMGVSAQPSEAVGQGSGLLQSGQAQASQPALPQPGAVVQPGLGHTGVVPQKSVTQHPMGGSSQVSGVPGAPHVVPGVQSVPAVVPGTSVPSASTTASATMPNVPATLVQSQLTSHPPVSRSTGAVQSQQVGHSMMQGAPNAPASLPQASLGQFQTQAQSLVSQIDDTRRKSEPLPQPPLSLIAENKPLVKPPIPDTLANPLQLPASTPMNSLASSVFGISIPVDGDEDRNPSTAFYQAFHFNKLHESKTTWDRYGCLSMECIHAECVWCKCCCH
- the TSC22D2 gene encoding TSC22 domain family protein 2 isoform X2, producing the protein MSKMPAKKKSCFQITSVTTAQVASSITEDTESLDDPDESRTEDVSSEIFDVSRATDYGPEDVCERSSSEETLNNVGEAETPSSVSPNLLLDGQLAVAAAGVAAGPNAGAVPKSSAVPLPAVAPGTALGGGSSAQAALSSTGPSAPTAPGPVSQTAAAACSSRFRVIKLDHGTGEPYRRGRWTCMEYYDRDSDGGGVLGRTGDCIRHSSTFEQAAQERDSGLGATGGSVVISAVPASAHGPDSIADSSLAAVSQLLQAEKMNQSSLQQPGFVIGQQQQPQQPVGGVVPQSTAQPVFSGASGASQQMIVPQQPQPQVNPQGVSQAGPNGKGMAPPNVTVGQSGIPVAQQQVQQANIPVTQPQQFAYSQSQIPPVHLLPTQPPGQAEYMQHMTIMQSQGAIQQAATSSAPSTVASSLPVGQVTGQNPSPVGAPVMGVSAQPSEAVGQGSGLLQSGQAQASQPALPQPGAVVQPGLGHTGVVPQKSVTQHPMGGSSQVSGVPGAPHVVPGVQSVPAVVPGTSVPSASTTASATMPNVPATLVQSQLTSHPPVSRSTGAVQSQQVGHSMMQGAPNAPASLPQASLGQFQTQAQSLVSQIDDTRRKSEPLPQPPLSLIAENKPLVKPPIPDTLANPLQLPASTPMNSLASSVFGISIPVDGDEDSASGASVVAIDNKIEQAMDLVKSHLMYAVREEVEVLKEQIKELVERNSLLERENALLKSLSNNDQLSQLSSQQAAPSSTPQPQPPQPNVSSA